One window of Bacteroidota bacterium genomic DNA carries:
- a CDS encoding response regulator has product MQNDSEARTIRLYELLLLALAALCLGIGIFSQSVTPAVPDPLGVRIGLAVASLLAAGTLYVAPFLWRFAGPITYSVLTLHSVLHLFFAYTSQLAYAQAVGLVLVAVLTAISLHDLRWMLGYSVVVGGVATAMGFFLPNTSLSPVLLTSAMVTVPIIGGIAVQSRRILEEELLSTIAEAEVAVKAKSEFLATMSHEIRTPMNGVLGMTTLLSDTELTDTQRDYVETIRISGDTLLTIINDILDFSKIEADRIDLEEAPFDLRAMIEEALDLLASKAYEKPLDLVYHIEEDVPQALIGDVTRLRQVIVNLIGNAIKFTEHGAILLTVSKRRTVGGDHELMFAVRDTGIGIPADRVDRLFSSFSQVDSSHTRKYGGTGLGLAISKRLAELMGGTMWVESEVGQGSTFSFTILVRASASVTRSALKGKQAPVAEKRILVMEDGTTSRTALVKQLRAWGLVVTAPPRGLDTLRLLREGGRFDAALIDMQLGDMDSLTLARGLQDAYTSTGGEGDTALPLIGLTTPGALVQTDGLFAAVLSKPLKQSTLYEALLRIFGAEPAGLADLPTVNEEGIWIQRNQETPTPEAVQLALRGAADETPLLPPLRILLAEDNAVNQKVALRILERLGYDADLAENGQEVLDALDRLAYDLVLMDVQMPVLDGIRATQQVRATLPPERQPRIVAMTANAMEGDRELCLSAGMDDYIAKPIRREALVEALMRCEPISALKLDAAPLGTSAAIPIQRSTELELPAFARNAPPPSDEVNRTVTDGLSLSAAPAPDLPEVGRKPSALPQSFSLSDPGPMATEMPEGFSAPPSDLLQDPSTKRNPFRRPTAAPVIAAPPPAEPDDSTDVSSPASVDGSGPQHSDTAPPEQADGVSVPGPPAPDSRYRAEIVPGDLAMDEAASGQPDVDTAALFPLPPTPSLTDADIPGSAFDSPAPPPAPSAPSSPFELQQPPVPLTPPPPTLDPFAFPSFEIPSFSQPSAPDPTSRAPRAFDAPPPVADEAARKDLDREDVDEPIPPPSSEVNALLDDPGFTFPSFDTVEPQPLPEPTLDFSAFETAPSFPEPEAPPPRPASDAHVLPSPQRVLQHLREISGVDDPDFAREVLEGYLRSDLSLIGSVVEGVRTRSYSEVRAATHKLKSSTATLGAPALAGRCADLERESRQERFEADAATRVAALQDHAFAFRGIIQDALRLLG; this is encoded by the coding sequence ATGCAGAACGACTCCGAAGCTCGCACCATCCGCCTCTACGAGCTTCTCCTGCTCGCTCTGGCTGCGTTGTGCCTCGGCATTGGCATCTTTAGCCAGAGTGTAACCCCCGCCGTCCCAGATCCCCTAGGCGTGCGCATCGGCCTCGCCGTGGCCTCGCTGCTGGCCGCGGGCACGCTCTACGTCGCGCCGTTCCTCTGGCGGTTTGCGGGGCCGATCACCTACTCGGTGCTCACGCTTCACTCGGTCCTGCACCTCTTCTTCGCCTACACCTCCCAACTGGCCTACGCCCAGGCGGTCGGGCTCGTGCTCGTGGCGGTGTTGACCGCCATCTCGCTCCACGACCTGCGGTGGATGCTGGGCTACAGCGTTGTCGTCGGGGGCGTGGCTACAGCCATGGGCTTTTTCCTACCCAACACATCGCTCAGCCCGGTCCTGCTGACCTCGGCCATGGTCACGGTTCCCATCATCGGCGGCATCGCGGTGCAGTCGCGGCGCATCCTCGAAGAGGAACTCCTGTCTACGATTGCCGAGGCGGAAGTGGCCGTCAAGGCCAAGTCCGAGTTCCTGGCCACGATGAGCCACGAGATCCGGACGCCGATGAACGGCGTGCTCGGCATGACCACGCTGTTGAGCGACACCGAGCTCACCGACACGCAGCGCGACTACGTCGAGACGATCCGCATCTCGGGCGACACGCTGCTCACGATCATCAACGACATCCTCGACTTCTCGAAGATCGAGGCCGACCGCATCGATCTGGAAGAGGCGCCCTTCGACCTCCGTGCGATGATCGAGGAGGCGCTCGATCTGCTTGCCTCCAAGGCCTACGAAAAGCCCCTCGACCTCGTCTATCATATCGAGGAGGACGTTCCTCAGGCGCTCATCGGCGACGTGACGCGGCTGCGCCAGGTGATCGTCAACCTGATCGGCAACGCGATCAAGTTCACCGAGCACGGGGCGATCCTGCTCACGGTCTCAAAGCGACGCACCGTGGGCGGTGACCACGAACTGATGTTTGCCGTGCGCGACACCGGAATCGGCATCCCCGCCGATCGCGTCGACCGCCTCTTCTCGTCGTTCAGCCAGGTCGACTCGTCACACACCCGGAAATATGGCGGTACGGGCCTCGGGCTGGCGATCTCGAAACGACTCGCCGAGTTGATGGGCGGCACGATGTGGGTGGAGAGCGAAGTGGGGCAAGGCTCCACCTTCTCGTTCACGATCCTCGTGCGCGCCTCAGCGTCGGTGACGAGGTCCGCCCTCAAAGGGAAACAGGCGCCCGTAGCCGAGAAGCGAATCCTGGTGATGGAAGACGGCACCACCAGCCGCACGGCCCTCGTGAAACAGCTTCGCGCCTGGGGCCTGGTGGTGACGGCGCCGCCCCGGGGCCTGGACACCCTCCGCTTGCTCCGCGAAGGCGGTCGCTTCGATGCTGCCCTAATCGACATGCAGCTCGGCGACATGGACAGCCTCACGCTCGCACGAGGGCTCCAGGACGCGTACACCTCGACGGGCGGAGAGGGCGACACGGCGCTCCCGCTGATTGGTCTCACCACGCCGGGCGCGCTGGTGCAGACGGACGGCCTGTTCGCAGCGGTGCTCTCCAAGCCGCTCAAGCAGAGCACGCTCTACGAGGCCTTGCTGCGCATCTTCGGCGCCGAGCCGGCTGGCTTGGCCGACCTTCCTACGGTCAACGAGGAGGGGATCTGGATCCAGCGCAACCAGGAGACGCCGACGCCCGAGGCGGTGCAGCTCGCCCTGCGTGGGGCGGCGGACGAGACGCCACTGCTTCCGCCCTTGCGCATCCTACTCGCCGAAGACAACGCCGTCAACCAAAAGGTGGCGCTGCGCATTCTGGAGCGCCTCGGCTACGATGCGGACCTCGCCGAGAACGGCCAGGAGGTGCTCGATGCCCTCGATCGTCTCGCTTACGACTTGGTGCTGATGGACGTGCAGATGCCGGTGCTCGACGGGATTCGAGCGACGCAGCAGGTGCGCGCTACCCTCCCCCCAGAACGCCAGCCACGCATCGTCGCGATGACGGCCAACGCCATGGAAGGCGACCGGGAGCTCTGCCTCAGCGCCGGCATGGACGACTACATCGCCAAGCCCATTCGCCGCGAGGCCCTCGTTGAGGCGCTCATGCGCTGTGAGCCCATCTCCGCACTCAAGCTCGACGCTGCTCCCCTGGGCACATCCGCCGCCATCCCGATCCAACGCTCGACGGAGTTGGAGCTGCCCGCCTTCGCCCGCAACGCCCCTCCGCCCAGCGACGAGGTCAACCGCACGGTCACAGACGGCCTGTCCCTTTCTGCTGCACCGGCGCCTGACCTCCCTGAGGTGGGGCGGAAACCCTCGGCACTGCCACAGAGCTTCTCGCTCTCGGATCCCGGTCCGATGGCTACCGAGATGCCCGAGGGCTTTTCAGCACCCCCGTCCGATCTGCTACAGGATCCTTCGACAAAGCGTAATCCGTTCAGGCGCCCCACAGCGGCACCTGTCATCGCTGCACCGCCTCCCGCGGAGCCCGACGATTCGACGGACGTGTCGTCGCCCGCCTCTGTAGACGGGTCGGGTCCGCAGCATTCAGACACCGCACCGCCCGAGCAAGCCGACGGAGTCTCGGTGCCCGGGCCGCCTGCTCCTGATTCACGCTACCGCGCTGAGATTGTACCGGGCGATCTGGCGATGGACGAGGCGGCATCGGGCCAGCCAGACGTAGATACGGCTGCGCTGTTTCCGCTCCCTCCGACGCCGAGCCTCACCGATGCTGACATACCCGGCTCAGCGTTCGATTCGCCAGCACCGCCTCCCGCACCGTCTGCTCCGTCATCGCCCTTCGAGTTGCAGCAGCCACCGGTTCCGCTCACTCCGCCGCCGCCGACTTTAGATCCGTTTGCGTTCCCATCGTTTGAGATCCCTTCCTTCTCGCAACCGTCGGCTCCCGACCCCACGTCTCGTGCACCCCGGGCATTCGACGCTCCTCCCCCTGTAGCAGACGAAGCAGCTCGCAAAGACCTAGACCGCGAAGACGTTGACGAGCCCATTCCTCCTCCCTCGTCGGAAGTGAACGCGTTGCTCGACGACCCGGGCTTCACGTTCCCCTCGTTCGACACCGTCGAGCCCCAGCCCCTCCCCGAGCCAACGCTCGACTTCTCTGCGTTCGAAACAGCACCGAGCTTCCCCGAGCCGGAGGCCCCTCCGCCTCGTCCGGCCTCAGACGCGCATGTGCTGCCCAGCCCGCAGCGCGTTCTTCAGCACCTCCGCGAGATCTCAGGGGTCGACGACCCCGACTTTGCACGCGAAGTGCTGGAAGGCTACCTGCGCTCCGATCTGAGCCTGATCGGCTCCGTCGTGGAAGGTGTGCGGACGCGCTCGTACAGCGAGGTCCGTGCCGCCACGCACAAGCTGAAATCGTCCACGGCTACGCTCGGTGCGCCAGCGCTCGCCGGCCGCTGCGCCGACCTTGAGCGGGAAAGCCGGCAGGAGCGCTTTGAGGCTGACGCGGCAACCCGCGTGGCGGCCCTCCAGGACCACGCCTTCGCGTTCCGGGGCATCATCCAGGACGCCCTCCGTCTCCTCGGCTAG
- the rlmD gene encoding 23S rRNA (uracil(1939)-C(5))-methyltransferase RlmD, whose translation MSADTRPPKIKRGASVELTLEKFADRGKSLARVDGYVVFVPGGVPGDRVRVGIRKRKRSYAEGVIEEVLTPSDLRTDPRCEYFGTCGGCKWQHVQYDAQLDAKRQSIAEAFAHAGGFEADINVLPTIGMETDDGAAPFFYRNKMEFSFSARRWLTDWEIATGDEFDTSFALGLHAPGRFDAVLDLKACYLQSEWSARLVNATRAFAQEHGWKPWAIRDHKGFLRHLVVRTPANTDENMVVLTTNGHDAERMEAFAAMLRADFHEATTFVNAVNTGKAQVAFGEVYHTIFGPGVVHDTIGGYRFEIAPNAFFQTNTKQAERLYAVAADFADLTPDDLVYDLYSGAGTISIYLAERVKQVVGVELIEEAVANAKANAEANGVENVTFAQGDMRDLFARAFIEAHGRPDVLIVDPPRAGLHPRVVEQIGKLRPERFVYVSCNPQSQARDLALLKDIYHVEQVQPVDLFPHTHHVEAVAQLRLR comes from the coding sequence ATGTCCGCAGACACCCGCCCGCCGAAGATCAAACGCGGCGCCTCCGTCGAACTCACCCTGGAGAAGTTTGCCGACCGGGGTAAGTCGCTCGCGCGCGTCGACGGCTACGTCGTCTTCGTCCCGGGTGGCGTCCCGGGCGACCGCGTGCGTGTCGGCATCCGCAAGCGCAAGCGGAGCTACGCCGAGGGCGTGATCGAGGAGGTGCTCACCCCGAGCGACCTCCGCACGGATCCGCGCTGCGAGTACTTCGGGACGTGCGGCGGCTGCAAGTGGCAGCATGTGCAATACGACGCCCAACTCGACGCCAAGCGCCAGAGCATCGCCGAGGCGTTCGCGCACGCGGGCGGCTTCGAGGCTGACATCAACGTGCTGCCGACCATCGGGATGGAGACGGACGACGGGGCCGCGCCATTTTTTTACCGCAACAAGATGGAGTTCAGCTTCTCGGCGCGGCGCTGGCTCACGGATTGGGAGATCGCCACGGGTGACGAGTTCGACACCAGCTTCGCACTCGGCCTCCACGCTCCTGGGCGCTTCGACGCGGTGCTGGATCTGAAGGCTTGCTACCTACAGTCGGAGTGGAGCGCGCGGCTCGTCAATGCCACGCGCGCCTTCGCGCAGGAGCACGGGTGGAAGCCGTGGGCCATCCGCGACCACAAGGGCTTCCTGCGCCACCTCGTCGTCCGCACGCCTGCCAACACCGACGAGAACATGGTCGTGCTCACAACGAACGGCCACGATGCCGAGCGGATGGAGGCCTTCGCCGCGATGCTGCGCGCCGACTTCCACGAGGCGACCACGTTCGTCAACGCCGTCAACACCGGCAAGGCCCAAGTCGCGTTTGGCGAGGTCTACCATACCATCTTCGGTCCGGGCGTCGTGCACGACACCATCGGCGGCTACCGATTCGAGATCGCGCCGAACGCCTTCTTCCAGACGAACACCAAGCAAGCCGAACGCCTCTACGCCGTCGCCGCCGACTTCGCCGACCTCACGCCCGATGACCTTGTCTACGACCTCTATTCTGGCGCAGGCACGATCTCGATCTACCTCGCCGAGCGCGTCAAGCAGGTCGTGGGCGTCGAACTGATCGAAGAGGCCGTGGCGAACGCGAAGGCCAATGCCGAGGCCAACGGTGTCGAGAACGTGACCTTCGCCCAGGGCGACATGCGCGACCTCTTCGCCCGCGCCTTTATCGAGGCCCACGGGCGGCCGGACGTGCTGATCGTGGACCCGCCGCGAGCGGGGCTGCATCCGCGCGTGGTTGAGCAGATCGGCAAGCTGAGGCCGGAGCGCTTCGTCTATGTCTCGTGCAACCCGCAGAGCCAGGCCCGCGACCTCGCGCTCCTGAAGGACATCTACCACGTCGAGCAGGTGCAGCCCGTCGACCTCTTCCCGCACACGCACCACGTCGAGGCCGTCGCCCAGCTGCGGCTGCGGTAG
- a CDS encoding CPBP family intramembrane glutamic endopeptidase, with the protein MSPSNPSAPSKLTSPTIPGEPVPPTAVAHTYAALTRTATYSFLVALPLLLLYELGALLINADRSFAIRVGADVWIKQFLASLGATGHLALGGVVLAIGIAVFLWERKKRLPLRPRYFAGMLLESTVWGVLLAYLISGTVGVLFNGALASVPVLGAVQAAVPGKGTMLVLSLGAGLYEELVFRVLLVGGLYLLARRAFGMERVAAYVGAALIGALLFSAVHYTGPYADPLELPSFTFRFLFGLALNALFLVRGFGIAAWTHALYDVMVVGFWS; encoded by the coding sequence ATGTCGCCCTCGAACCCCTCCGCCCCCTCGAAGCTCACGTCGCCAACGATCCCAGGCGAGCCCGTTCCGCCCACGGCGGTGGCCCACACCTATGCGGCCCTGACGCGTACGGCGACCTACAGCTTCCTCGTCGCGCTGCCGCTCCTGCTGCTCTACGAACTCGGGGCGCTGCTCATCAACGCTGACCGGTCCTTCGCCATCCGCGTGGGGGCCGACGTGTGGATCAAGCAGTTTCTCGCGAGCCTTGGCGCGACCGGGCACCTCGCGCTCGGGGGCGTCGTGCTCGCCATCGGGATTGCCGTGTTCCTCTGGGAGCGCAAGAAGCGGCTGCCGCTGCGCCCGCGCTACTTCGCAGGGATGCTCCTCGAAAGCACCGTCTGGGGCGTCCTGCTCGCCTACCTCATCAGCGGGACTGTCGGCGTGCTCTTCAACGGAGCGCTAGCGAGCGTTCCCGTGCTGGGAGCCGTGCAGGCTGCCGTGCCGGGCAAGGGGACGATGCTCGTGCTCTCGCTCGGGGCTGGGCTCTACGAAGAGTTGGTGTTCCGCGTGCTCCTGGTCGGGGGGCTCTACCTGCTCGCGCGGCGTGCCTTCGGGATGGAGCGTGTAGCCGCCTACGTCGGCGCGGCCCTCATCGGGGCGCTGCTCTTCAGCGCCGTGCACTACACCGGGCCCTACGCCGACCCGCTCGAATTGCCGTCGTTCACCTTCCGTTTTCTCTTCGGGCTCGCGCTTAACGCTCTTTTCCTCGTGCGTGGCTTCGGCATCGCCGCCTGGACGCACGCGCTCTACGATGTGATGGTAGTAGGCTTCTGGAGTTGA
- a CDS encoding cyclic nucleotide-binding domain-containing protein: MPTLLERLPPVLATPLRRVFRQQIDPRLDAAVDLLGASALFSCLRRADLYDLARHVHKRDYDRGEAIYYERDPGLGLYLVAHGAVVLRTSDSEAGDDPDADVVHRVGPGGTFGERALLGEHRRATRAEAVADTRLLGFFRPDFKTLIKRHPRLGTQVAIAVGQYIAAREALLRDALAAADSPASVHRLVYGLRVPEGTCDPMPFFR; this comes from the coding sequence GTGCCCACGCTTCTCGAACGACTCCCTCCCGTTTTGGCCACGCCGCTCCGTCGGGTCTTTCGCCAGCAAATTGATCCACGCCTGGATGCTGCGGTGGACCTTCTGGGCGCGAGTGCTCTCTTTTCGTGCCTCCGACGGGCTGATCTCTACGACCTCGCCCGCCACGTTCACAAGCGCGACTACGACCGCGGTGAGGCGATCTACTACGAGCGCGATCCTGGCCTCGGGCTCTACCTCGTCGCGCACGGCGCCGTGGTCCTGCGCACGAGCGATTCGGAAGCGGGCGACGACCCCGACGCTGATGTCGTTCACCGCGTAGGTCCAGGCGGCACCTTCGGCGAGCGCGCGCTGCTGGGCGAGCACCGGCGCGCCACACGAGCGGAGGCCGTCGCCGACACGCGACTCCTGGGGTTCTTCCGCCCCGACTTTAAGACTCTCATCAAACGTCACCCGCGTCTGGGTACGCAGGTCGCCATCGCGGTGGGGCAGTACATCGCGGCGCGCGAGGCCTTGCTCCGCGACGCACTCGCTGCCGCCGACTCGCCCGCGTCCGTCCACCGGCTCGTCTATGGCCTCCGCGTCCCGGAGGGCACGTGCGACCCGATGCCGTTCTTTCGGTGA
- a CDS encoding ATP-dependent DNA helicase RecQ encodes MPVVSLADTTLTPDSPATKAALQQWFGFDALRAGQVEALEHVLGGEDTLVVMPTGAGKSLVYQLAAVLHDGEALPNGVTLVVSPLIALMKDQVDALQAKGIPAAAINSSMPAAAQREVMQQMRDGTLKLVYVAPERLRHRGFMNALRETTVALLAVDEAHCVSQWGHDFRPDYLAIGDARERMGRPQTVALTATATPVVQSDICATLGISHARQVVTGFNRPNLYFRVVSTPGDGDKRRVLNDFLEEHKDQPGLIYVGTRKYAESVTRFVRDVCKREVRAYHAGLTDGERSEVQDAFLTGGLDLVVATNAFGMGVDRADVRFVVHWAIPSTLEAYYQEAGRAGRDSDSSTCLLLYAPTDRQLREWFIDQAQPGEKSLHKLYRAVARQSVDDSNEAEIDVDALGHDHRVDLKAVGVRVGLGLLERMGALTRYDDRGPLRHYSLGGWEGADRRVVLEGVEKRRKNKHDGLGHMVAYAERETCRREKLVGYFGEAVEHQPERCCDACAVQARLREAPDEIPPFEALPMHSRIAIGLLDLVDRLRWSVGRKTLVRILTGSKAGDTEAKYGTNPYYGRLGFYRQDDVDGFYKQLLAMGYLKVGGEYMTVDLTALGTQALKHREAVPLDTDGPLPTGRGSASTNGARRSGSRTVEYDEAALTPDDAPLFEALREWRTQRATADAVPPYVVFSDAVLRAIAVSRPATDDDLLALKGIGAKKVATYGEDVLELVTAAA; translated from the coding sequence ATGCCCGTTGTCTCGCTCGCTGACACCACGCTTACGCCCGATTCGCCTGCCACAAAGGCGGCGCTGCAGCAGTGGTTCGGCTTCGACGCGCTGCGGGCGGGGCAGGTCGAGGCGCTCGAGCACGTGCTCGGTGGGGAGGACACGCTCGTAGTGATGCCGACGGGCGCGGGGAAGTCGCTCGTCTACCAATTGGCGGCGGTGCTGCACGACGGCGAAGCGCTACCGAATGGCGTCACGCTCGTGGTCTCGCCGCTCATCGCGCTGATGAAGGACCAGGTGGACGCGCTCCAGGCGAAGGGCATCCCGGCGGCTGCGATCAACTCGTCGATGCCAGCAGCGGCGCAGCGAGAGGTCATGCAACAGATGCGCGACGGGACGCTGAAGCTGGTCTACGTCGCGCCGGAGCGGTTGCGGCACCGCGGCTTCATGAACGCGCTCCGCGAGACAACGGTCGCGCTCCTCGCCGTGGACGAGGCGCACTGCGTCAGCCAGTGGGGGCACGACTTCCGCCCCGACTACCTCGCCATCGGCGACGCCCGCGAGCGCATGGGCCGCCCCCAGACGGTCGCGCTCACGGCTACGGCTACGCCCGTCGTGCAGTCGGACATTTGCGCGACGCTCGGCATCAGCCACGCGAGGCAGGTCGTGACCGGCTTCAACCGGCCCAACCTCTACTTCCGCGTCGTCTCCACGCCCGGCGACGGCGACAAGCGGCGCGTCCTGAACGACTTTCTGGAGGAGCACAAAGACCAGCCGGGCCTGATCTACGTCGGCACGCGCAAGTACGCCGAGTCCGTGACGCGCTTCGTGCGCGACGTGTGCAAGCGCGAGGTTCGGGCCTACCACGCAGGGCTCACCGACGGCGAGCGCTCCGAAGTGCAGGACGCCTTCCTCACCGGCGGCCTCGACCTCGTCGTGGCGACCAACGCCTTTGGCATGGGCGTCGACCGCGCCGACGTGCGCTTTGTCGTCCACTGGGCGATCCCCTCGACGCTCGAAGCCTACTACCAGGAGGCGGGCCGCGCGGGCCGTGACAGTGACTCCTCGACGTGTCTGCTGCTCTACGCGCCGACCGACCGCCAACTCCGCGAGTGGTTCATCGACCAGGCCCAGCCCGGCGAGAAGAGCCTGCACAAACTCTACCGCGCCGTCGCTAGGCAGTCAGTTGACGATAGCAATGAAGCCGAGATCGACGTAGATGCGCTCGGCCACGACCACCGCGTCGATCTCAAGGCCGTCGGGGTGCGAGTCGGTCTGGGCCTGCTCGAACGGATGGGCGCGCTCACCCGCTACGACGACCGCGGACCGCTTCGCCACTACAGCCTCGGCGGTTGGGAAGGCGCCGACCGGCGTGTCGTGCTGGAGGGCGTCGAGAAGCGGCGCAAGAACAAGCATGACGGGCTCGGCCACATGGTCGCCTACGCCGAGCGCGAGACGTGCCGTCGGGAGAAGCTCGTGGGGTATTTCGGTGAGGCCGTCGAGCACCAGCCGGAGCGGTGCTGCGACGCCTGCGCCGTCCAGGCGCGCCTTCGCGAGGCCCCCGACGAGATTCCGCCCTTCGAGGCGCTGCCGATGCACAGCCGCATCGCCATCGGCCTGCTCGACCTCGTGGACCGGCTCCGCTGGAGCGTGGGCCGCAAGACGCTCGTGCGCATTCTCACTGGCTCGAAAGCAGGCGACACGGAGGCGAAATACGGCACGAACCCGTACTACGGACGCCTCGGCTTCTACCGCCAGGACGACGTCGATGGCTTCTACAAACAGCTTCTCGCGATGGGCTATCTCAAGGTCGGCGGGGAGTACATGACCGTGGACCTCACCGCGCTCGGCACGCAGGCGCTCAAGCACCGCGAGGCGGTCCCGCTCGACACCGACGGGCCGCTGCCCACGGGCCGAGGAAGCGCGTCCACCAACGGGGCGCGCAGGTCTGGAAGCCGAACGGTCGAGTACGACGAGGCTGCGCTCACCCCCGACGACGCGCCGCTCTTCGAGGCGCTGCGCGAATGGCGCACGCAGCGGGCGACGGCCGACGCGGTACCGCCCTACGTCGTCTTCTCCGACGCGGTCCTCCGCGCCATCGCTGTGAGCCGCCCGGCCACCGACGACGACCTGCTCGCGCTCAAAGGCATCGGCGCGAAGAAGGTGGCGACCTACGGCGAGGACGTGCTCGAACTGGTCACGGCCGCCGCCTAG
- a CDS encoding transposase gives STQFERALNAVGVRQRSGQTRRRPGCVLADRGYDVDRIRAWLRRKGIAAVIPSKRNRKCPRRYDRALYRERNVVERTLGHLKEHRRIGTRHEKLAGSYRAMVQLAIVERYLREYPDRA, from the coding sequence CTCGACGCAGTTCGAGCGAGCGCTCAACGCGGTGGGGGTTCGCCAGCGCTCTGGGCAGACCCGACGTCGGCCCGGGTGCGTCTTGGCCGACCGAGGGTACGACGTGGACCGTATCCGGGCGTGGCTGCGCCGGAAGGGCATCGCGGCGGTGATCCCGTCGAAGCGCAACCGGAAGTGCCCGCGTCGCTATGACCGTGCGCTCTACCGGGAGCGTAACGTGGTTGAGCGGACGCTGGGTCACCTGAAGGAGCACCGGAGGATCGGGACGCGGCACGAGAAGTTGGCGGGGAGCTATCGGGCGATGGTGCAGTTGGCGATCGTGGAGCGCTACCTGCGCGAATATCCAGACAGAGCCTAG